In Oncorhynchus kisutch isolate 150728-3 linkage group LG11, Okis_V2, whole genome shotgun sequence, the genomic stretch TCTGTAGGAGTAGTCACATAATCTCCCTGCATCTCCTGTGTCTCACTGCTCTGGTTCAACTGCTCAGGGATGGGGTCTGAATCTTTCTCAGAGGATGCTAATATAGCAGGAGGAAACATTATTTGTGTGTCAGGCTTGGTCTCCACACTCTCATTAACTTCATTCGTAGGAGTAGTTACAGAATCTCCCTGCATCTCACTGCTCTGGTTCAACTGCTCAAGGATGGGGTCTGAAGCTTTCTCAGAGGATGCTAACATAGCGGGAGACATTATTTGTGTGTCAGGCTTGGTCTCTACACTCTCATTAACTTCATCTGTAGGAGTAGTCACAGAATTTCCCTGCATCTCCTGTGTCTCACTGCTCTGGTTCACCTGCTCAGGTTGTTTAGGTACGGAATCTGAAGCCTTCACTGAAGATGCTTGTGTTCCCATCTTTacatctctctggctctctgggcTTCTGGTGGACTCTGTGACTCCCTTCGTTTGACTTTGATCACATTCAGAATGACTACCACGAGATGCAGGGGGTATACCATAATTGTGATCCATTTGCACAGGGTCTGAGGGTAAGGCTGCTTCATTTGGGTTAGTCTGTGCCCCTTTACGCTTACCTCTATCCCCATTAGAGTATTTTCTGATGCAATCGGGTTTGCGAGTTCTGATAAGCTCCTCGTCTGACTCTGTGGAAGCTGTTTTTGAGATCTTGGCTGGTCTTTTTAGGGTTCCTTTAGAGTTGGGATTATTTGATGAGGTACTTGTGGCTTTCGGCAGCTTAGCATTCTTGACAGGGGGATTGGACTTGGTCCTTGTGGTGGCCTTTTGGGCTGATCTTGTCTTGGAGGAATGACGGCCGGACTTTGATGGTTTATTTCTGTCTTTTCGTTGTGCTGGGGACTTTTTCTTATTCCTTCTCTGTGAAGGTCCTTCTCTATGGGGCTTGCTTGATGTTGCAGAGGCtggtgtcattttgttagatGGCATGGCCACTTCATTCTGATCCAACTTTCTTCTCTTAGTTTGAGGATCCTGAGAAGTCTGTTGTCTTTTAGGGGCAGGCATTCTATGAAGAAAAGGTGATGCAATGTATGAATGGCAATAGGTGTTTGTTGTCATTACTGAAAAAGTACAACACAGTCAATCCCATTAAGACTATAATAACCACGCTACATGGAGTATTGGTAAGCTGTAGGTGCTTCTGTGACAGTGTCAAATCATAACTATCAGAGTAAGCAGCCAATGACAGAAATATTTATCAAATTAAAACACTTACTCGAAGCGTGGTATGTGGTTATTGCTCAAATCTTGTACTGTAGCCTATAAAGCTAGTAATTGGAATATGTAACCTAGCTAAGTACAGCACGaaaactaactagctagcctgcTGTAATGAGCGCAACAGCTAAGTGGATGGCTAGacagttagcaagctagctaatgttGTTAGCTGCAACAATAACAAGAAAGCTAGCTACTTAGCTATCTATCTAGCCACCTATCGAGTTACTCCAATGATCAAACTCACGTCCATTCACAATGCAGGTAAAGATTAGGACGCCAGTTAGTTGATAATGAATAGATTGCAAGCAAATCACTGCTTTTCAGTCGATAACGTTGACACTTAAGAATTGGCTACAGCCTAGTGTCGTACCAAGCTAGctaataatgttagctagctaaaatttgCAAGAAACAAAAATGCTTAACTAAATCACGTCTCGTCATTTGTTATGATACGTAGTCCTATAGTAAAACTATAAAATAAGCACATTCGTCACTAAAACTCACTTTACTGTTTTGTTTCCCAACAACAGCTGTTTTTTTCTTTTTCCTGTGAACCAAAGATTTGGTGTACTTCCGGAGCAAAAATGCCGGAACTGAGGAGGCGGGGCTAGGGTGTGTTACGAGCGTAATTATTATACCTCAGTTATACCTTAGATATACCTTAGTGACAGGGTTACCGCAGTTGTGAAAGAAGTCAATATTTGGGAGAGTTACAGAGTTCATTGAAAagaatgccattgttgattagatgcttttttctttaattaggctattttctcttgaaacATACGATATATCCACAAGTAAAcaatatggacacacacacacacacacatatatatatatatatatatatacacatatttatacatatatatatatatatatacacacaaatacacacatatatatatatatacatacatacacacatatatacacatatatatatataaaaatatacatatacacatagatatatatatacacatatatatacacacatatacatatatatatatacacaaatacacacatatatacacacatatttatacatatatacacatatacatctacatatatatatacacaaatagatatatatatatatatatacatacatacatatatacatacatacacatatatatatatatacatatacacacacatatatatatacatatgcgtatatatatccacatacatatatacatatatatatgcatatacacatacatatatatacacatgtatatatatatatatacacacatatatatatacacacatatttatacatatatatatacatatatacacatacacaaatacacatatacacatatatatatatgtacatacatacacatatatgtacatacatacacacatatatatatatatacatatataaaaatatatatatacatacatgggGTGAAATCtattcagattacctcaacaaattgacaactagattgccaaaggtctgcaaggctgtaattgctgcaaatggaggattctttgacgaaagcaaagtatgaaggacaattattatttcaattaaaaatcattatttataaacttgtcaacgtcttgactatatttcctattcattttacaactcatttcatgtatgttttcatggaaaacaaggacatttctaagtgacctcaatcTTTTGTCTGGGACTACCAATATCATTGGCTAATCCCTGGGGCCCCCGTTGGAGTCATGTTCAACTGGTCATCAAGAGGGATCAGCCAATCTTGAAAAAGATAGCCGTCACAGACGCTataatggtggaagccctcaatggtgctgcccatgctaaCACTGCCTTCTGGCTACTACAGGCCTCTATCCTTCTCTATGATCCTGAGGACCTTTAGGCAAATTTGTTGAGCATGAGAAAAGACACCTACAAAGTTTCAATTGTCTAAGGGTGACAGATATGAAGGTTTAAGTGAGACTGCTTATAACACCGCCACCTATAGGCCAATCGGTGCCATTCTTTTTGACCAAGTTACTCATGGCCTCTAGTTTCTGTGCCAAATtagaaaaaaacatgtcaatcTATGCTTGAGTAATCTGACCAATCTTTTTTTATAATTATGCggttgaattggctacaatgggaagtCATAGTCGCAAACCAGTTGGCTTCACTGTGAACTCCTAAGAAATGAAAAATGTCCTGCGGTCTTAAAGTGACATTCATTAATTAGCAGAAATTTGGGATGGGTGACCTCTTGTACCACTCAGTTCGACTTTGGTATGGTCAGTTGGTTTAGGCTGCTCCTGCCAGCCTCTGTTTCAGTCAGGGGTAGCCAGTCTCTGAATGGAAGGTTGAAGAGGCTGacagcttttatccaaagcaacttacagtcatgcatttTAACGATTGCCCCAATGGGAATCAAATCCACAACCTGtggtgttgcaagtgccatgctttaCCGACTGAGCCACAAATGTGTTGTCACTGAAGACCAAAAGTAATGTTTTCCTTGTAGGACCAAATATATTCTTCAATGAGCTACAGTTAAAATCATAGATCACTTTTAGCACACATTGAGATTTCAATAGCCTTTTATTTGGAATTTGGATTCCAAAGCAAATTGCAAGAAGTGTATTAAGAGGTCATAGTgcaacatttattattttattttggtaACAGTTAATATAATGATATATTATGCATTGATTCAGAAGATCACACCGTAGCAAAGGAGAAAGATAAAATCTATCAACCCAGAGACTGCCATTCATCCCAACTGGTAAAAGACGAAGCGATTGCATGATAAGGTGAGCATTTCCTGTCACTTTATCATCTCCAGTATCCCACTTCCTGGTCCTCTCCGCTTTGCACTGCAGATGTTGCAAAACTGGACTCCAGGAATCTGAAAGTGAAAAGCAAAAGCCATATTAGTCCCTAGTCTGCTGCTCTTATCTGAAAGTCCATAtggagtgagaaagagaaggggagatgATGGAGTAGATACTTACTGTTCCAGGAGAAGGTAAACACTCCTTGTGGAACATGTGTCTGCAGTGGAAGACAGCCACACTGAAGTTCTGAGCCATATCTACAGCAAAAGGAGCAAATGCATTAATGGAAGTATAAGAATATTTTGAAGATtaatacacaacgcagaggatGAGAGGACTAAAAACTAGAGTAGTAATGGTCAATAGCGAATTGTAAATAGGAGTTGGGTTTCAGTTCAACATTTGTTTGGAATCTGTGGAATGTCACTCCTGAACTCAGAGTGGCATGTGCCACGTTGTCATTGGTCTGTACATTAAGTCGGGGAAGGATGCTTGAtatttggccattggccaagTTGTACTACAaggacttctgattggtcaaccccagGCTAGGGTGGGGGATtataaatggcatcctgttccttTGTTCGGTGGGGAaaagctgaggacaggggagactgaaCATCTGATCATCTACCTCCCAGCATAACATCTTGATTTGTCCTCTCTGAATAAACctttctccccctgatttgctttggagtttgtgttattgaagaataacataAATTGCAAACAGATGTCTGAGACTAATTCAGCATTAAATAATCGAGCTCCACCCAGCAAGCCTCATCAGATGAGTTTATTAGCTAGAGCCATTACTGAATAGAGGTGTGTTGAATAGCTTAAAATATAATGATGGTAAGAAGCGTCCCAATTATGATACTGTAGTGTAGACACTGTATAACAATATAAAACATAATACTGGATAATGTTAAAGGTAACCCCACCTGATGGTAATATTGACGCGTGACAGGATTCACAGATGCTCTCTTCTGAAAAAGTCAACAATAACAAGGTTTAAGTCAATCTTAAGCAGTAAACATTAACACATATTCAAACTGACCATCTACCCACCATCCACTCGGACTCCTCTCATCTGAGTCCTATGCATCTTttggagcagggagagggagtcagCCACTAAGATTTTCTCACAGCCCTCCCGCAGCAAGATCTGAGATACAGAGAAACAAATAAGAGAAGAGGTAAGACTGGACTGTTCATCTGTTGTTACGGGGATATTCTAGGTGCAATATGTGATGGCTGAGATTCTGACCTGCAGGTTGTAGTCATGTAGGATCTTGACTAGAGAATCTCGGAGGTTAGGAATCTCCATTCCCTCCTTTATGCGGTGGATGAGCAAGATGGGATCCACATGTGTCCCAATGTTATTAAGGAGACCAGTAATGAAGGCTTGAGAAAGAGGATAAAAAGAGGAACTTAAAATGACAGTGTTGGAAACACTATGTTGTAGACCTGCTtatttaaacaaatccaaatcaaattgtattagtcacatgcgccgaatacaacaggtgtagaccttacagtgaaatgcttacttacgagcccctaaccaacaatgcagttaaaaaaataaaggataaaaaagtaacaagtaattaaacagcagcagtaaaataacaatagcgagattatatacaggggggtaccgatacagagtcaatgtgcgggggaaccggttagttgaggtaatatgtacatgtaggtagagttattaaagtgactatgcatagattataacaacagagagtagcagtggtgtaaaagagggggagagacaatgcaaatagtctgggtagccatttgattagatgttcaggagtcttatggcttgggggtagaagcagtttagaagcctcttggacctagacttggcactccggtaccgcttgccgtgcggtagcagacagaacagtctacgactagggtggctggagcctttgccacatttttgggcatggtagaggtcctgggtggcaggaagcttgacctagtgatgtactgggccattcgcaccaccctctgtagtgccttgcggtcggaggccgagcagttgccataccaggcagtgatgcaacgggatgctctagatggtgcagctgtagaaccttttgaggatctgaggacccatgccaaatcttttcagtctcctgagggggaataggttttgttgtgccctcttcacgactgtcttggtgtgcttggaccacgtTAGTTTGAAAGTGCTTGTGTGTTCATGTGACTTACGTGGCTTATCAATAGAATAGGAGATGAGATCCTCCCACAGCTCAGCATCATCCTGCTCCTTAGCAAACTCTATGGCCTTGTCCACATCCTCCAGTTCCTCCATGATCATCTGAAGGGCCCGTCTACAGTTCCCCATCCTGCCTATGAGGGGCAAGTAACAGTGGGTCAGTTTCCTCAGACCAAATGCAGTCAATTACCTGACTGGCTGGTGGTTTAGTTCAGCTTGCCCCCCGCCCCCCATATCTAGAAACCTTTGTTACAATTTATAAAGCACTTCTGAGCATTTATAAATGGCTTATTCATGAGCGTTACGAACATAAACTGTACGGGGACACTTACTGAGCAGGAAGACAGTCTCCTCCACAAAGTTTCTCTCCTGACAAATCTCCAGAGCCTGAAGGATTGTACACGTAAGATGATTCATCATGGTTCTAATATATCTGACATACTTGATAAGATCATATGAATGTCAACTCAAAGAAATGTACTTCATGGACATTTGTATTTGAGCGGGCAGTGTGAAAGTGTCTCTAAGTACCTTTTCTAGTGGGCAGTGGATGCTGTCCCTGAGGAATGGCAGCAGGTTGGGCCGATCATACTCAGCATACAGGCCAATTTGTCTCTCATGGTACCGCTGACCCTTGTGGTGGTCCCTCTTGAACAATTTGTGTAAGTActgagggaagggggggggggggggggctgcattgTTAAAGTCATACAATTTTCAAATCAAGATTATCACAGGAAACGAGAAACTTTAAAATCACGAAAATAACTCGACTAGTGAAAAATAATGTGACTCACAATGTGTAGCAGCTCAGGTCTGTCCCGGAGTTCCTCCACTACTCTGTCGGTCTGTAGCACATCGAAGACAGAAACGTGGTTAGCAgtttttatatatgtatatatatatatataaaaacaattcTATGAAAGATCAAGGGTAGCAAGGTACACATACCGATATTTTGTCTTCATTATCCAGGAGCATGTCGACAGCTTTCTGACAACACAAATAAACCCATTCTTCAGACAGGGATAAACACAAAGTGACTTATGACCTTTGTTGTCTTCCAATCCAAATGCATTAAGAGGTGTGCGAGGCACGATGACTCAAGGCAAAGGTTTTCCATGACTTTTGCACAGCTTAAAGCACTCCAAAGacagacttaaaaaaaaaaaaaaggcaagaTGATATTACTATTCAAGTAAGGACAAGTATACACAACACAGCAATACAGGTGCAAGGTCCTATGATACAGCAAGGAGTTGACTTTATCAAAAGATTATGCATGATGTTCCGGCTACCCACCTCTTTATCAAAGTCCATGAGGAGCACAATCTTGTCTTCTATGGAGGAGAAGAGGTTGTGTTTGTGGATCAGCTGGTAAACATCTTTATGCCTCAGTCTCAAGTAGATCTCCAGGGCTCGGTCATACCGCTGGTCATATGTATACCTGCATGGACATTACAAAGGCGCAGCTTAGTGGCACTTCAAACGCTCTCAATTTATCAAACGGGAAATGGACATTGCAACAATTGAGAGGTTATGATGTCAATCCAAATTGTGAAACCAGAGGAGAGTCACTCACAGTTCAGCCAGTGTGGTGAGCAGGGTGCTGTTCGTGGGGTCCTTCTTGAGGTGGTCGGCGACTGCCTGAACAATGGTCATGTTATTGTAGAGCTCTCCTGGCCACTCGCGGATCAACGTGGCAAAgcccttggagagagagaggttgcagAGAGAGGCTGTGTAAATGAGTTCATATTTGCTGCAACTATATTTGGTTCTTCTTGAGTACTTGATATAATACTACAACACGGCAGTAAGAATAACATCAGGATCAGACAGACATACCTCATAGTCCGTCTTTAGAAACTCATTTAAGATCATCTCATATATGGCAGGTCTGAGACGCAGGTCCCCTCTGGGCAAGTATTGGCTGATGGCCTGGAGAGGCCATCAGAGAGACCGGAGGAGAGGCGCGGAGGACAaaaggagacgagagagagtgtTATACGAGTATATATGGGGAGGAGAAAATGATAAAGAGATACTTACAACAACAGTTAATACTGAGGGCAACACAGAGTATTGTTACTTCTAAAAAGTACTTAGTCTTTAATGCCATAATTTATCACTTTTTAGGGCCGGGATGACACCTGTGTCGCAATATTtcttccatggcaaaaatgaaaacacaaagcagaccaaactctttggttctttaaaacctgctgtatgtaaaatattgtgtgctctagcttggaaaataaatacatgtgactggataacaacataatgatgtttgtgtCCAACAAGTCCTAAAGTTAAATCTGCTTTGGGTTTgatttccttgccacgatactaggGAGTATCACGAATACGGGTATCGTCCTGGCCCTATCACTTTGCGATGTCACAAGGTGGACTGACTCACCTTCAACTGCCCAATGGTTTTAAACCTGTACACCTCATTCTCCCAGAGTTCCATGTTTTTCCCCAGCACCTTCTGACACTTCCTGGAttgaagagaacaagagagagaacaagagagagagagagaacaatcacTTAATCTACTCCTTGTACTGGTATTTTGCAGAAGAAACACAACTGAAAGAACTAAAAGGCTGGTAGTACCTGGCAGCGGTGTCGTAGTCACCCTTCTCCACCAGGTGATTTATGTAGGCCATCCCAATTTTCTGATTAGAACAGAAGAGAAAGTCCATTAGGGAACAAAACATGAGTAATGGACTGTGTCTTCTGCAACTTCATCAAGTGTTGCATCTTCTGTAGTTTCATCTGGTGTGTATCATGTGATTTCAACCAACTGAGAAGACAAAGGTTACTTTACTAACCTTTGCGTCATTAATTTGCTAAAGCAGGTTGACTTATGGTGGGATCCGGTAAAATACATGTGTAGGTAAAATAGGAGCAAGAATAGAGAGTGAATAGCACTATTCAAGGTACAAATAAAACATGACCAATGCCTATACAGTACCTGGACTTCATGGCGTTTAACATTCTTGAAGCTGATCTCAGCAGCCATCAGAGCTTCCTGTATAATGCATTATTACCTGTTATAAGCACGCATATCTTCTAATGTCTTATAAGGTT encodes the following:
- the vps41 gene encoding vacuolar protein sorting-associated protein 41 homolog, which translates into the protein MAEVKEKGRKPSEESTDESEEEDSVEEPKLKYERLANGVTEILQKDAASCMTVHDKFLALGTHFGKVFLLDIQGNVTQKFEISPVRINQISLDESGEHVGICSEDGKVQVFGLYTREGFHENFDCPVKVVALHPRFSSSNYKQFVTGGNKLLLYERNWLKRWKTSTLHEGEGTITNVRWRANLIAWANNVGVKIYDISTKQRITNVFRDNVSLRPDMYPCSLCWKDNSTLIIGWGSSVKICAVKERDHAEMRDLPSRYVEIVSAFETEFFISGLAPLADQLVNLYFVKENSDHVEEEFRARPRLDIIQPLPEGFEEISSDALTVRNFQENECRDYRLEHSEGESLFYIISPKDIVVAKERDQDDHIDWLLDKKKYEEALMAAEISFKNVKRHEVQKIGMAYINHLVEKGDYDTAARKCQKVLGKNMELWENEVYRFKTIGQLKAISQYLPRGDLRLRPAIYEMILNEFLKTDYEGFATLIREWPGELYNNMTIVQAVADHLKKDPTNSTLLTTLAELYTYDQRYDRALEIYLRLRHKDVYQLIHKHNLFSSIEDKIVLLMDFDKEKAVDMLLDNEDKISTDRVVEELRDRPELLHIYLHKLFKRDHHKGQRYHERQIGLYAEYDRPNLLPFLRDSIHCPLEKALEICQERNFVEETVFLLSRMGNCRRALQMIMEELEDVDKAIEFAKEQDDAELWEDLISYSIDKPPFITGLLNNIGTHVDPILLIHRIKEGMEIPNLRDSLVKILHDYNLQILLREGCEKILVADSLSLLQKMHRTQMRGVRVDEESICESCHASILPSDMAQNFSVAVFHCRHMFHKECLPSPGTIPGVQFCNICSAKRRGPGSGILEMIK